Proteins co-encoded in one Scatophagus argus isolate fScaArg1 chromosome 11, fScaArg1.pri, whole genome shotgun sequence genomic window:
- the LOC124067592 gene encoding leucine-rich repeat-containing protein 3-like gives MQDTAGPDMPRKAPAIDGFALLWGLLWGLFLANTPAMACPTSCHCIEKSGMTVVQCMSRNLEKIPSDLPRDTAVLLLASNHITHIPNHAFKELHYLQELDLSNNDIETVDVGAFQGVSDSLLVLDLSNNRIQSVPKEAFARLRAKISLSNNPWHCECTLQEVLRELRLDPKTVNEVICHTAVQEEYAGKPVIQVLDSGINFCNFHHKTTDVAMFVTMFGWFTMVIAYVIYYVRHNQEDARRHLEYLKSLPSSSQISKDFDTISTVL, from the coding sequence ATGCAGGACACAGCAGGGCCTGATATGCCCAGGAAAGCCCCTGCCATCGATGGCTTTGCCCTCTTATGGGGCTTGCTCTGGGGATTATTCTTGGCTAACACACCAGCGATGGCTTGTCCCACGAGTTGTCACTGTATTGAGAAGAGTGGCATGACGGTGGTCCAGTGTATGTCTCGCAACTTGGAGAAAATCCCGTCAGATCTTCCAAGAGATACTGCTGTCCTACTTTTGGCGTCCAACCACATCACCCACATTCCCAACCACGCCTTCAAAGAGCTGCACTACCTTCAGGAGCTGGATCTGTCTAACAACGACATTGAGACTGTGGACGTTGGAGCTTTTCAAGGTGTTTCCGACAGCCTCCTTGTCCTTGATCTGTCAAACAATCGCATCCAAAGTGTCCCCAAAGAGGCTTTCGCTCGTCTAAGAGCCAAAATCAGCCTCTCGAACAACCCGTGGCACTGTGAGTGTACGCTGCAGGAGGTCCTGAGGGAGCTCCGGCTGGACCCCAAGACGGTGAACGAGGTGATCTGCCACACGGCGGTGCAGGAGGAATATGCAGGCAAACCGGTAATCCAGGTGCTGGACTCAGGGATCAACTTCTGCAACTTTCACCACAAGACCACCGATGTAGCCATGTTTGTCACCATGTTCGGATGGTTCACCATGGTGATCGCGTACGTCATCTACTACGTGAGACACAATCAGGAGGATGCGAGGAGGCACCTGGAGTACCTCAAGTCACTGCCCAGCAGCTCTCAGATCAGCAAGGACTTTGACACCATCAGCACTGTTCTCTAG